In Cotesia glomerata isolate CgM1 linkage group LG1, MPM_Cglom_v2.3, whole genome shotgun sequence, one genomic interval encodes:
- the LOC123275518 gene encoding uncharacterized protein LOC123275518, with the protein MKQSRGKSYWRFLGILLFSIAALETVWAASVPEPGMVYSDPFPDDTENYIWLQKLKQIHDIKLEISEDERELSDAQLEIQAMLEANARNQRVPHYPIPPEFLSEDPEALPVPEPRVNPGPTHSGKRTSYMALCHFKICNMGRKRQLPEKK; encoded by the exons ATGAAGCAGAGTAGAGGGAAATCGTACTGGCGGTTTTTGggaattttgttatttagcATCGCGGCGCTCGAAACAGTCTGGGCAGCGTCCGTGCCTGAACCTGGAATGGTTTATTCCGATCCTTTTCCTGACGATACAGAAAATTAT ATATGGCTACAAAAGTTGAAACAAATCCACGACATAAAACTCGAAATATCTGAAGACGAACGCGAACTGTCAGATGCTCAGCTGGAAATTCAGGCGATGCTGGAAGCCAACGCCCGAAATCAGCGAGTACCGCATTACCCGATACCGCCGGAATTTTTGAGCGAAGATCCTGAAGCTCTGCCGGTTCCCGAACCGCGAGTGAACCCAGGACCAACGCACTCGGGCAAAAGGACCAGCT ATATGGCTCTATGTCATTTCAAGATCTGCAACATGGGACGCAAGCGACAATTGCCCGAGAAGAAATGA
- the LOC123275511 gene encoding DNA ligase 3, with product MDEQESEKPFAIEKAKTGRAKCKKCKLPIDKDTVRIAKLMANPFGEGKMKAWHHVTCLFEVFAKQRATTRRLEDPEEDVDGWDHLEEEDKKIVIEHLEEFDKNAPFKKKRSSSPPKNPPAKKRKSSPPPAAKETPENSSPKNQDSIKNTTTEYDKKSENRDNAFREFRRVCANIANASAYTEKTAIVKKMFSDGAKGNGFKGDVVLWCKMLLPMANKKIYNLQSKALIKLFARILQEDEQDMLEDLEQGDVAETIQKFFDKNDVVKANAKSLLSLQEVEEFLSHLSDLTKEDDQISHFKSILPKCTPNDLKMIIRLIKRDLRINCGPKHILEAVGSEAYKAYQVSNDLEAVVRRFVDKTGSKNLTESSSVKSKVSLALMTPVLPMLAEACTSVEMAMKKCPNGMLSEIKYDGERVQVHKRGTEFRYFSRSLKPVLPHKVNHFKEYIPKAFPDGDDLILDCEILMIDTKTGQPLPFGTLGVHKKAEFKDANVCIFIFDCIYYNGEVLMNKTMKERRKILTLRMTTIPNRVMLSEVQQVHDPKDLAEMIAKVLKMGLEGLVLKDINSLYEPAKRHWLKIKKDYLLGGAMADSADLVVLGAWYGTGNKGGMKSIFLMGCYDEDRDKWLTVTKVHSGHDDDTLAKLQDQLEMDKIGKDPNLVPGWLLANKPMIPDFVAKDPKKQPVWEITGAEFTNQGVHTADGISIRFPRVTRIRDDKDWKTATSLKELKKLFEKSSDSIDVSLLLGKPSTSGRGTGDKGGNEDVDDNNKVDEDNVTIKEQDSTNSDDGDNDNDNDDEEKSNIAIKLKATGQDRKQDNKTNKRKRPADVEEGQDSDKESDNYTSGCSSTGSSSKAGIKESKSKKKYPEDAKERLSEECHSPTPNGILKDTYIVLSNDLSDDRQKVLSRSLITLGATVRKESSFDAKQATHIIHRKTEISEEELRRFKTVSARHITESWVESTAATSVRQEEIKHAVNLRGSYCQCKCPHRKED from the exons ATGGACGAACAGGAGAGCGAAAAGCCTTTCGCCATAGAAAAGGCCAAGACCGGTCGCGCCAAGTGCAAAAAATGCAAGCTCCCAATCGACAAAGACACCGTGAGAATCGCGAAGCTGATGGCGAACCCTTTCGGAGAAGGAAAAATGAAGGCTTGGCACCACGTTACTTGTCTGTTCGAAGTATTTGCAAAGCAGCGGGCCACTACAAGAAGACTCGAAGATCCAGAAGAGGATGTCGACGGTTGGGACCATCTCGaagaagaagataaaaaaatagttatcgAACATTTGGAAGAGTTTGataaaaatg CGCcttttaaaaagaaaaggTCTTCTAGTCCGCCAAAAAACCCACCAGCCAAGAAACGAAAATCTTCACCTCCACCAGCTGCAAAAGAAACACCAGAAAATTCGAGCCCAAAAAATCAAGACTCGATTAAAAACACTACGACTGAATATGATAAGAAAAGTGAAAATCGGGATAACGCTTTTCGCGAGTTCCGACGGGTTTGTGCGAACATAGCAAATGCAAGTGcgtacaccgaaaaaacagcgattgttaaaaaaatgttttctgaTGGCGCCAAGGGCA ATGGCTTCAAAGGTGACGTCGTTCTATGGTGCAAAATGCTCCTTCCTATGGCGAACAAGAAAATCTACAACCTCCAGAGCAAAGCGCTGATAAAACTCTTCGCCAGGATCTTACAAGAAGATGAGCAAGATATGTTGGAAGATTTGGAACAGGGTGACGTCGCGGAAACTATCCAAAAattctttgataaaaatgaCGTCGTAAAAGCCAATGCTAAAAGTCTTCTCAGTTTACAggag GTCGAGGAGTTCCTAAGCCACCTTTCTGATTTGACAAAAGAAGATGACCAAATATCACACTTTAAATCCATCTTgccaaa atgCACTCCTAATGActtgaaaatgataataagGCTTATCAAGCGCGATTTGCGAATCAATTGTGGACCCAAACATAT tttggAAGCGGTCGGCTCGGAAGCCTATAAAGCTTATCAAGTTTCTAATGATTTAGAAGCTGTAGTCAGGAGATTCGTAGACAAAACAGGGAGCAAAAATTTAACAGAGTCCAGTTCTGTGAAGAGTAAAGTTTCGTTAGCTTTGATGACTCCTGTTTTGCCGATGTTG gcAGAAGCTTGTACCTCAGTAGAAATGGCGATGAAAAAATGTCCAAACGGAATGCTGTCTGAAATAAAGTACGACGGAGAAAGAGTTCAAGTCCACAAACGTGGAACCGAATTCCGTTATTTCAGTAGATCACTAAAACCAGTTTTACCTCACAAG GTCAATCACTTCAAAGAGTACATACCCAAGGCCTTTCCGGACGGCGATGACTTAATTTTGGACTGCGAAATACTGATGATAGACACAAAAACGGGGCAGCCATTACCGTTTGGTACGTTGGGAGTCCACAAG AAAGCTGAGTTTAAGGATGCAAATGTTTGCATATTCATCTTCGATTGCATTTATTACAACGGTGAAGTGCTGATGAATAA GACAATGAAGGAGAGACGGAAAATTTTGACGCTGAGAATGACAACAATACCGAACCGAGTTATGCTTTCAGAAGTTCAACAAGTTCAT GATCCGAAAGACTTGGCAGAAATGATTGCAAAGGTCCTAAAAATGGGATTAGAAGGATTGGTTCTCAAGGATATAAAT aGTTTGTACGAACCAGCGAAGCGACATTGGCTGAAGATAAAAAAGGACTATTTGCTGGGAGGAGCAATGGCCGATAGCGCAGATCTCGTCGTTCTTGGTGCTTGGTACGGAACAGGGAATAAGGGCGGAATGAAATCTATTTTTCTCATGGGTTGCTATGATGAGGACCGCGATAAGTGGCTGACAGTAACCAAAGTCCATTCGGGACACGATGATGATACTTTAGCCAAACTGCAGGATCAGTTGGAAATGGATAAGATTGGAAAAGACCCTAATTTGGTTCCCGGTTGGTTACTAGCTAACAAGCCCATGATTCCTGATTTTGTTGCCAAGGATCCTAAG aaacaaCCTGTTTGGGAAATAACAGGAGCGGAATTTACAAACCAAGGTGTCCATACTGCTGACGGTATAAGTATCAGATTTCCTCGAGTAACTCGAATACGTGACGACAAGGACTGGAAAACGGCGACTTCTCTGAAGGAATTGAAgaaacttttcgaaaaaagcTCGGATTCGATCGATGTCTCTTTGTTGTTGGGTAAACCTTCGACCAGTGGGCGAGGGACTGGCGACAAAGGAGGAAACGAAGATGTAGACGATAATAACAAAGTTGATGAGGATAATGTGACAATAAAAGAACAGGACTCGACAAATAGCGATGATGGTGATaacgataatgataatgatgatgaagaaAAAAGTAACATCGCTATAAAATTGAAAGCTACTGGTCAAGACCGAAAACAAgataataaaactaataagAGAAAACGCCCAGCTGATGTTGAGGAGGGACAAGATAGTGATAAGGAGTCTGATAATTAT ACGAGTGGATGCAGCTCTACTGGAAGCTCTTCAAAGGCCGGGATAAAGGAAtccaaatctaaaaaaaaataccctgAGGATGCCAAAGAACGATTGTCCGAGGAGTGTCACTCACCG ACACCAAAcggaattttaaaagataCTTATATTGTCCTGAGCAATGACCTCAGTGATGATAGGCAAAAGGTCTTGTCACGAAGCTTGATTAC CTTGGGCGCAACAGTTCGCAAGGAAAGTAGTTTTGACGCAAAACAAGCAACTCACATTATTCACAGAAAAACCGAAATATCTGAAGAAGAACTGCGG AGATTCAAAACAGTATCTGCGCGACATATTACCGAGTCCTGGGTAGAATCAACGGCGGCAACCTCAGTAAGGCAAGAAGAAATTAAGCACGCTGTTAATCTACGTGGAAGTTATTGTCAGTGTAAATGCCCGCACCGTAaagaagattaa